From Cydia strobilella chromosome 7, ilCydStro3.1, whole genome shotgun sequence, one genomic window encodes:
- the LOC134742631 gene encoding uncharacterized protein LOC134742631 gives MLVLVLCECRAIRVPVVWDESKNSEVKEVPVTLQQSHQQSIPTEYFEYKAHKPQFAVDVAEFHGVKNPYEHYKAYPVRPFTGKHKPELGIRHMLDEDKEIYKPFQQYVNSNEEIQSQIIPTSSSYQVFHPYKAEEPALEELYKDPVLDKIRSDLENSKAMAQKYQQEAGEPNIEEGEYLESPEQTDNKKFPHKNIPAPYEIHRPLRQPVYYRTPPKAFTHEQILNNKFRHPWNQNFVKVRPLHYRPLKSHLHNLRQHHALKYDDERNEYPQVPPSENFAEPPDGYDIYLKGQERYNKLRNNVDESINKAVLNNRPPAYERLELQNKDNNEESDENDFVPIKSYAQVRKTETTKHLPKAAALADAISYDDIINAHRLREAVKSTKAQTVYSEEGYEDAAYDHAGEQKHASDHEGHGGFLKESEISGGKYKTPSFSGKYQDSSGSVYRDKKLHGKKWKEDNKDKDDQNDSEDYSEDEHDNFEEEDAYGNVPDDDLRHKREHDSKNDQDNESSNNSPVHEQNENNEEREDHDVNKREANFEVPEFDFNSTFISEEELNKIAKLKLPKKKKSNLREKYPYYFKKLKTVHKDSPLRYAENLKLMPVKSKGGTEFYDSRSNIECAEVDDEVDPIPEKIKNNGTQTSEEHDDDDQPNAGEKSKFDNSKNKQRLKGLGDKIDCFKAKYFGKNPLDSPFFKEDIIANPEPIKTPKLETFKLNNFGKLSSNLNGDSFKDATDFALLRDKLNNGSTALQDSLVKATEELKSSVLLPSNFSFPDANQQSKVYADILENIKQNFQNPFLRQSDAKVVDRVFNTSIGDNEAKNLTYESLKNREVIPKPPSSLRQKRAAPFIYEPYKIIREGQGPESKKTTTTGNISPLIKQLQSSKIVEKVLYFNHDKDQPVKRNVRTRTYKDISRKDRGKSTNKDEIGFVDVNIDQRRGEPRYEIKPANHKTHYSPVDHKKAMSVEDYETRTNTTIAPTRNRKSSKAKYVESRFSPSSIESAASKTVNRVVSTTSAPKKIREPQTPIESEESGEDYEEYEDDEEVPITTTSTTIRPSFRRRARPTTTTAKPTKFEEDDDAEELPKLRLITRFNKPHITEKPFIKKESIKYKPTEIDTNDDINAPKYTEKKKKTRKSTLVTDSKRYGDEEDDDMMKEEVDAMIGGKQNMNDYVPSYAKEADTAMENIKKKVPESSEESEGSEEEDDEDEDEDNDDDEDEDEREDDDDETSPSSGEDETEKESHPEPIVLTTPEPTKRTLLRTTEAPISTTEARNLKIDLKPVIHKKKVEIHKELPVNMSAPHVTQFRQDIKEVEIIKELPQKRRKPQKNVEALNLFKDETLAEEINKLKDVEVFKENLDTKQGPRHGGNYRAAEIKLTPVVSSTQTPLRRRGSGQQRIVQKPEIEESDIKDVEVKSKRGGHMKLIKDVRVKDNEPANAKHIELSEVDQPRALHGGNLKSLQDTYKSRGNNKSAKLIELDDEYDDDDDSDKTHGSYDNNGSRGGLHGGNYRSAKLVQAEAPKDDSEKINKQELQSRSKNVKNGRHSAAEVLEGFAKAVPLLTTTPNYIKDPSKRMYYYVDT, from the exons ATGTTAGTGCTTGTGTTGTGCGAGTGTCGAGCCATCCGAGTCCCTGTCGTGTGGGACGAGAGCAAAAATAGTGAAGTGAAAGAGGTTCCAGTGACACTGCAGCAATCTCATCAACAATCTATTCCGAcggaatattttgaatataaagCACATAAACCTCAGTTCGCTGTTGATGTTGCTGAATTCCATGGTGTTAAAAATCCATATGAGCATTATAAAGCGTATCCTGTGAGACCGTTTACTGGTAAACATAAGCCGGAGTTAGGAATACGTCACATGTTAGATGAAGATAAAGAGATATATAAACCTTTTCAGCAATATGTAAATAGTAATGAAGAAATACAAAGTCAAATAATTCCAACATCGTCGAGTTATCAAGTGTTCCATCCATATAAAGCCGAGGAGCCAGCCCTTGAAGAATTGTACAAAGACCCGGTTTTAGATAAAATAAGAAGTGATTTAGAAAACAGCAAAGCCATGGCACAAAAATATCAGCAAGAAGCGGGAGAACCAAATATTGAAGAAGGTGAATATTTAGAGAGCCCAGAGCAAACCGATAACAAGAAATTTCCTCACAAGAATATCCCAGCTCCTTACGAGATCCACAGACCCTTACGACAGCCAGTATACTATAGAACCCCGCCAAAAGCTTTTACACATGAACAAATTCTAAATAACAAATTTAGACATCCGTGGAACCAAAACTTTGTGAAAGTTAGACCGCTACATTATCGACCATTGAAATCTCATCTTCACAATTTAAGACAACACCATGCTCTGAAATATGATGATGAACGTAATGAGTATCCGCAAGTTCCGCCATCAGAAAATTTCGCGGAACCGCCTGATGGTtacgatatttatttaaaaggtcAAGAACGGTATAATAAACTGAGAAATAATGTTGACGAGTCCATCAATAAAGCTGTCTTAAATAATCGTCCTCCTGCTTATGAAAGACTTGAACtgcaaaataaagataataacGAAGAAAGTGATGAAAATGATTTTGTACCCATCAAAAGTTACGCACAAGTCAGAAAGACTGAAACTACTAAACATCTGCCAAaggcagcagcgttagcagaTGCCATTAGTTATGACGATATAATAAATGCTCACCGTTTGAGAGAAGCTGTTAAGAGTACTAAAGCTCAAACCGTCTACTCTGAAGAAGGATACGAAGACGCAGCATACGACCATGCCGGTGAACAGAAACATGCGTCTGATCATGAGGGTCATGGTGGTTTCCTAAAAGAATCAGAAATCAGTGGAGGAAAATATAAAACGCCTTCCTTCAGTGGTAAGTACCAAGATTCGAGTGGGTCAGTTTATAGAGATAAGAAGCTCCATGGCAAAAAATGGAAAGAGGACAACAAAGACAAAGACGATCAAAATGACTCCGAAGATTACTCTGAAGACGAACATGATAATTTTGAAGAAGAAGATGCCTATGGAAATGTTCCAGATGACGATTTACGACACAAGCGAGAACATGACTCAAAAAACGACCAAGACAATGAAAGCTCGAATAATTCTCCGGTTCATgaacaaaatgaaaataatgaagAGAGAGAAG ATCATGATGTTAATAAACGCGAAGCGAACTTTGAAGTTCCGGAATTTGATTTCAACTCAACATTTATAAGTGAGgaagaattaaataaaattgcaaaGCTTAAGTTACCTAAGAAAAAAAAGAGTAATTTGAGAGAAAAATATCcatactactttaaaaaactaaaGACCGTACATAAAGACTCTCCACTACGGTATGCTGAAAATTTAAAACTGATGCCTGTAAAATCTAAAGGAGGCACAGAATTTTACGATTCACGGTCAAATATAGAATGTGCAGAAGTCGATGATGAAGTCGATCCCATaccagaaaaaattaaaaataatggcaCCCAAACTTCTGAAGAACATGACGACGACGATCAACCTAATGCAGGTGAGAAATCAAAGTTTGATAACTCAAAAAATAAGCAGCGACTGAAAGGCCTTGGAGATAAAATTGATTGTTTTAAGGCTAAATATTTTGGTAAAAATCCACTAGACAGTCCATTTTTCAAAGAAGACATTATTGCCAACCCAGAACCAATTAAGACTCCTAAGCTAGAAACATTTAAACTAAACAACTTTGGAAAATTATCATCAAATCTAAATGGTGATAGCTTTAAAGATGCAACTGATTTTGCTTTGTTGAGAGATAAATTAAACAACGGATCAACGGCACTCCAGGACTCTTTAGTTAAAGCAACAGAAGAACTTAAATCTTCCGTTCTGTTACCTTCCAACTTTAGTTTTCCAGATGCCAATCAGCAAAGTAAAGTATATGCagatattttagaaaatataaagcaaaattttcaaaatcCATTTCTAAGACAAAGTGACGCAAAAGTTGTTGACCGAGTATTTAATACGTCTATTGGTGATAACGAGGCAAAAAATCTAACCTACGAGTCATTAAAAAATAGAGAAGTTATACCGAAACCACCTTCATCACTACGACAAAAAAGAGCTGCACCTTTCATATATGAACCGTATAAAATTATTAGAGAAGGCCAGGGCCCAGAATCCAAAAAAACAACAACGACAGGTAACATAAGTCCACTCATTAAACAACTTCAATCAAGTAAAATTGTTGAAAAGGTACTATATTTTAACCATGACAAAGATCAACCGGTCAAACGCAATGTACGAACACGCACTTACAAAGACATAAGTAGAAAAGATAGGGGAAAAAGTACTAATAAGGACGAAATAGGGTTTGTAGACGTGAATATTGATCAACGAAGAGGAGAACCAAGGTACGAGATAAAACCTGCCAATCACAAGACACATTATTCACCAGTTGATCACAAAAAAGCAATGTCAGTTGAAGATTATGAAACTCGAACCAACACAACAATTGCACCCACAAGAAATAGGAAATCATCTAAAGCAAAGTATGTAGAATCAAGATTTTCTCCATCGTCTATAGAATCTGCCGCTTCCAAGACAGTGAACAGGGTAGTAAGTACTACGTCTGCACCTAAAAAAATAAGAGAACCCCAAACACCGATAGAAAGTGAAGAAAGTGGGGAAGACTATGAGGAATATGAAGACGATGAAGAAGTCCCAATAACGACCACTAGCACAACTATCAGACCATCTTTTAGGAGAAGGGCGCGACCTACTACTACAACCGCAAAACCAACTAAAtttgaggaagatgatgatgcaGAAGAGCTACCGAAGCTACGCTTAATTACAAGATTTAACAAACCACATATAACTGAAAAACCTTTCATAAAAAAGGAGTCAATTAAATATAAACCTACTGAAATTGATACTAACGATGATATCAATGCCCCAAAATatacagaaaagaaaaagaaaactaGAAAATCGACGTTAGTTACGGACTCTAAAAGGTATGGAGATGAAGAAGATGATGATATGATGAAAGAGGAAGTCGATGCAATGATTGGAGGGAAACAAAATATGAATGACTATGTGCCTAGCTATGCGAAAGAAGCTGATACTGCAAtggaaaacataaaaaagaaagtgCCCGAGTCAAGTGAAGAAAGCGAAGGAAGTGaggaggaagatgatgaagatGAAGATGAGGATAACGATGACGACGAAGATGAAGACGAAAGAGAGGATGACGATGATGAAACGTCACCATCATCTGGCGAAGATGAGACAGAAAAAGAATCTCATCCAGAACCAATCGTTTTGACTACCCCTGAACCAACAAAGCGTACTCTTCTTCGAACTACAGAAGCACCTATCTCTACCACTGAAGCgcgtaatttaaaaatagatctCAAACCAGTTATCCATAAAAAGAAAGTGGAAATTCATAAAGAATTGCCGGTCAACATGTCAGCTCCCCATGTTACACAGTTTAGGCAAGACATAAAAGAAgtagaaataattaaagaacTGCCTCAAAAACGCAGGAAACCTCAAAAAAATGTTGAAGCACTAAATCTGTTCAAAGATGAAACCTTAGcggaagaaataaataaattgaaagatGTGGAAGTATTCAAAGAAAATTTGGATACTAAGCAAGGACCTAGACATGGAGGAAATTATCGAGCCGCTGAGATCAAATTAACGCCAGTTGTAAGTTCAACCCAAACACCTTTACGAAGAAGAGGTTCAGGACAACAACGAATCGTTCAGAAGCCTGAAATCGAAGAATCAGATATAAAGGATGTCGAGGTTAAATCGAAACGTGGCGGACACATGAAGTTAATAAAAGATGTGCGAGTTAAAGACAACGAACCAGCAAACGCAAAACATATTGAGCTAAGCGAAGTAGATCAACCTCGAGCATTACATGGAGGTAACCTGAAATCGTTACAGGATACTTACAAGTCTCGTGGAAACAATAAGAGTGCAAAACTGATCGAACTTGATGATGAATACGACGATGACGACGACTCCGATAAAACGCATGGATCGTACGACAATAATGGATCAAGAGGTGGATTGCACGGAGGCAACTATAGAAGTGCCAAATTGGTACAAGCAGAAGCACCTAAAGATGattcagaaaaaataaataaacaagaatTACAGTCGAgaagtaaaaatgtaaaaaatggcCGACACAGTGCTGCAGAAGTCCTAGAAGGCTTTGCAAAAGCTGTTCCTTTATTGACAACTACGCCAAACTATATAAAAGACCCTAGTAAGCGTATGTATTATTACGTCGATACCTAG